The Planococcus liqunii genome includes a region encoding these proteins:
- a CDS encoding S8 family serine peptidase, with protein MVEKKRFWKFASTLLAMVMIVALLFPFPASSYAKDTSPVKPAQDESQFLIRSAIAEQTELLKGKPKIHPDLQKLPANQEVGVIVHLSNRPAALEQGILAAQGKTVTTAKVKEAKVAAISQQATVSSQIQQKKLNVTKGFSYSTVLNGFSAKVKAGDLKKLLQIEGVTLIEPDVHVDAIPEAADQVKPSAIAKFKASTTFLGIDKLWAEGLNGKGVKVAVLDTGIDPDHPEFKGIYKGGKNFVPNTVNYAKPRAKNDPSETKPSERPPHLPAVNDFGGTFATTHGTHVAGILAATGANDFGFKGIAPKVDLYAYRVLGAYTGGEFSSIIAGIEEAVVQDMDVINLSLGGYGTSEAESMSFALNNAMLAGTVAVSAAGNNGLFRSSIGTPATSRLAIAVGNSTIPEAHHSGMINATVGKYKLAKVHNLMATELNQDTAAKLAGSTELVTISGAGAEADYKGKDVKGKVVLVARGEIPYTNKIKTAKAKGAKAILIHNLRNAPEGEGPANVFFGDAFDFIPAFDLSRADGEALRRELAKSKGSVSFSAIKTTTTAGDAISETSSSGPTTPNFDIKPDIVAPGMNIMSAKPMYKSEFPKADYRKAYVRESGTSMASPHIAGIAALIKQAHPNWTPFDIKVALANSAKVLDTTKYDVFAQGAGRVQAFAAVHPQAMAYSLDKAVQNQSGTQINNLKGSVTFGPQPIRTKNISVAKQIRVKDITGKGGNYKVSIQVKKTAGNAKLTVDKPAFTLKGEQLLNVTLTASKNAGAVYGDEIIGYIRISNGATAMSLPFAADLSGEFITELQTPAMTVLDLSFDGDGVNDKAEYRFNLTGNLAKNSLEIWNIMNPRSGGFEDGYIGYIHSAQTMKAGKVAIPITGKYRPWTGAPETTIPDGLYSFDFLGIPASNNPPFVGANIYPVVVKNTDPIIKATLTGAKLSGKVEDMYLVYNTELARFGLPFDLNSKLKASFVVTKNGKAQKAVPFTLKQNGTFTLNIQNFNPAADKVKVIITDAAGNKGEATINQTK; from the coding sequence ATGGTGGAGAAAAAGCGGTTTTGGAAGTTTGCAAGTACCTTATTAGCCATGGTGATGATTGTAGCTTTGCTGTTTCCGTTTCCTGCTTCAAGTTATGCCAAAGACACGAGCCCAGTTAAACCTGCTCAAGACGAAAGCCAGTTTCTGATTCGCTCCGCGATTGCTGAACAAACCGAACTGCTTAAAGGCAAACCGAAAATTCATCCGGATTTACAGAAATTACCTGCCAACCAAGAAGTGGGAGTCATTGTGCATTTATCCAATCGGCCGGCTGCTCTCGAACAGGGAATACTGGCGGCACAAGGGAAGACGGTAACCACTGCCAAAGTGAAAGAAGCAAAAGTGGCAGCGATTAGCCAACAAGCCACAGTTTCGAGCCAAATTCAGCAGAAAAAGCTCAACGTAACAAAAGGATTTTCCTACAGCACCGTCTTAAACGGTTTCTCCGCCAAAGTAAAAGCAGGGGATTTGAAAAAGCTGCTCCAAATCGAAGGCGTCACCTTGATCGAGCCGGACGTCCACGTCGATGCCATTCCGGAAGCAGCAGATCAAGTCAAGCCGAGTGCCATTGCGAAGTTCAAAGCGAGTACCACTTTTCTAGGAATCGATAAATTATGGGCAGAAGGATTGAACGGCAAAGGCGTCAAAGTGGCAGTCCTTGATACGGGCATCGATCCAGATCATCCCGAATTCAAGGGCATTTATAAAGGCGGCAAGAACTTTGTGCCAAATACCGTCAATTACGCGAAACCGCGTGCAAAAAATGATCCATCCGAAACCAAGCCATCTGAACGGCCGCCGCATCTGCCTGCAGTCAATGATTTTGGCGGAACATTTGCGACCACACACGGAACCCATGTTGCGGGTATTCTTGCAGCAACTGGTGCCAATGATTTCGGTTTTAAAGGGATAGCACCGAAAGTGGATTTGTATGCTTACCGCGTCCTCGGCGCATACACCGGCGGTGAATTCTCCAGCATCATCGCAGGAATTGAAGAAGCTGTCGTCCAGGATATGGATGTCATCAATTTATCGCTTGGCGGTTATGGAACTTCTGAAGCCGAGTCCATGTCCTTTGCGCTGAACAATGCCATGCTCGCGGGAACAGTGGCGGTATCTGCAGCGGGGAACAATGGATTATTCCGCAGCTCAATCGGAACTCCTGCTACATCCAGACTGGCAATCGCTGTCGGCAATTCGACCATTCCGGAAGCCCATCATAGCGGAATGATCAACGCTACGGTCGGCAAATACAAACTCGCGAAAGTCCATAACTTGATGGCGACCGAACTCAATCAGGACACCGCTGCAAAACTTGCGGGTTCTACAGAACTTGTCACCATATCTGGTGCAGGAGCTGAAGCGGATTACAAAGGAAAAGATGTGAAAGGCAAAGTTGTACTGGTTGCGCGCGGGGAAATCCCATATACCAATAAAATCAAAACCGCCAAAGCAAAAGGGGCAAAAGCGATCCTGATCCATAACCTTCGAAATGCCCCGGAAGGAGAAGGGCCGGCGAATGTGTTCTTCGGCGATGCCTTTGATTTTATTCCGGCATTCGATTTGTCTCGGGCAGACGGTGAAGCTTTGCGCCGTGAACTTGCCAAATCGAAAGGGAGCGTCAGTTTTAGCGCCATCAAGACGACCACTACTGCAGGAGATGCCATTTCTGAAACAAGTTCCAGTGGGCCGACGACGCCAAACTTCGATATCAAACCGGACATTGTGGCACCGGGCATGAACATCATGTCGGCGAAACCCATGTACAAATCGGAATTTCCAAAAGCCGATTACCGCAAAGCTTACGTCCGGGAATCCGGCACATCAATGGCCTCGCCGCATATCGCAGGAATCGCGGCTTTGATAAAACAAGCACATCCAAACTGGACGCCGTTTGACATCAAAGTGGCGCTGGCCAACTCGGCAAAAGTGCTAGATACCACAAAATACGATGTTTTCGCCCAAGGTGCTGGCCGTGTCCAAGCTTTTGCAGCAGTTCATCCGCAAGCAATGGCGTATTCACTCGACAAGGCCGTACAGAATCAAAGCGGCACCCAAATCAATAACTTAAAAGGATCCGTTACATTCGGGCCGCAGCCGATTCGCACTAAAAACATTTCAGTTGCCAAACAAATCCGGGTAAAAGACATCACCGGAAAAGGCGGCAATTACAAAGTGAGCATCCAGGTGAAGAAAACAGCCGGGAACGCTAAACTTACCGTGGACAAACCGGCCTTCACTTTAAAAGGTGAGCAACTATTGAACGTTACGTTGACCGCATCCAAAAATGCAGGAGCGGTCTACGGAGATGAAATCATCGGGTACATCCGTATTTCAAACGGTGCCACCGCGATGTCATTGCCGTTCGCTGCAGATTTGAGCGGTGAATTTATCACGGAACTGCAAACACCTGCCATGACGGTGTTAGATCTGTCGTTTGATGGAGATGGTGTGAATGACAAAGCCGAATATCGTTTTAACTTGACGGGCAACTTGGCGAAAAACTCATTGGAAATTTGGAACATCATGAATCCGAGAAGCGGCGGCTTTGAAGACGGCTACATCGGCTATATCCATTCCGCGCAAACGATGAAAGCCGGGAAGGTCGCCATTCCGATAACGGGCAAATACCGCCCATGGACAGGTGCACCGGAAACCACCATTCCGGATGGCCTGTACTCATTCGATTTCCTTGGCATCCCGGCATCTAACAACCCACCCTTTGTCGGTGCCAATATTTACCCGGTCGTTGTAAAAAACACGGATCCAATCATCAAAGCCACACTCACAGGTGCCAAACTGAGCGGCAAAGTGGAAGACATGTACCTCGTCTATAACACTGAACTTGCCCGGTTCGGCTTGCCATTCGACTTGAACAGCAAACTGAAAGCAAGCTTCGTCGTTACCAAAAATGGCAAAGCCCAAAAAGCGGTTCCATTCACATTAAAGCAAAATGGGACATTTACCCTCAATATCCAAAATTTCAACCCAGCAGCTGACAAAGTCAAAGTCATCATCACCGATGCTGCTGGAAACAAAGGCGAAGCCACTATCAATCAAACCAAATAA
- a CDS encoding S8 family serine peptidase codes for MSRIRSIVVSALVVTLTFSSAAFGVAGVSAANQSAKNVPTLEIKKPVVKVPKQLENPEDPNKEVRIIVELQKEPAIESATRKGVIYKNLPDSTKDSLESAVTTDQKNVKKRLNVVAPGITYLENFTTVFNGFSATVKAGQAEKIASQAGVKAVYEATEYERPEVKPEMKYSKELVQAQQVWNDYGYKGEGMVVGVIDTGIDPSHKDMILTDNASGDITQAEVSELLGDGSLEAGKYYTAKVPFGYNYMDGNNTILDLGPEASMHGMHVAGTVGANGNEENGGIKGVAPEAQLLALKVFGNDPLYPSTYGDIYIKAIDDSIKLGADVINMSLGATAGFVDSTDPEQQAVERATNNGILVSISAGNSDMFGSGFFYPYAENQDYGLTGSPSVSEDSFGVASFENDMITAMSFGYSFNGTEAGHALYMLANDKDPRDLPAANYEVVDAGFGKPEDFAGKDFTGKFALISRGEINFVEKGKAAQAAGAIGAIVYNNTTGIISMASDPAITIPFMSTLQADGLAMKAALDAGQEVKIAFDGKYVETQNPTAGEMSDFTSWGPTPNLDFKPEITAPGGNIFSTLNNDGYGLMSGTSMAAPHVSGGTALVFQRIEELGLEGKERVQFAKNIMMNTANPVEFGEGQYVSPRRQGAGLMQLHDALSTDVVVTNKATGEGKVALKEITGNKYAFTLSAENYSDEAAEFAVDVNVQVDEVADGGGGLMVTAPNLFGSQNVSEAVSINAPETVTVPANGTVEIPVTVDVSAIDAELDKVFTNGYFVDGFITLTDENEQVTGNTELVVPYFGFNGEWDDANIFDYFAWDPMTFYGSTYLIDNEEFVLNGGTHIKGFDPTKFAFSPNGDGKQDSVQPVFSLIRNAKELEVNVLDESGKKLRTIRTEKELGKNYDSAEDVILSRNFAWDGKVAGKAVEDGNYQIQVRAVIDYPGAEWQSIEFPVIVDTAAPVAQATFNAETKTVEVASFTDNTAADRWEVFLNGTELTEDKATKEDESLAPATTSFTVSQELGKDDQLTAVFYDVAGNKTQVELGLPTPDAEEKEPVIFVESPEVLSAYNSKEVIVKGRVEDDSKIASLTINGETATQFDGTNFTHTLTFEDGSQYVSVKAVDEFGNEMEIRRQIMVDTQAAEITLVNVPKTVDLDTKEVEITYNVKDNFDQIRAYLYDSEIYAHELSTYGISNFNQDIKTTVPVTEVGANEYVLVVEDLTGHRTEAKFTITKEAAPAPEPDDGTTLKVKKDSFNLYVGDSETISVTQEKTTPRGSKRTTNVTLKATYQVADPAILTVNKGKITAKKAGTTTITVSYGNDKVVISVTVKEPVTVTTLSVNNDDLSVKQGRKAAIKVTQTTTTGNNRPVKQDVTKKAEFKVADSDIAEVKNGQITAKKKGTTVITVTYNGNETTIKLTVK; via the coding sequence TTGAGTAGAATTCGTTCTATAGTTGTGTCAGCACTTGTTGTTACGTTGACATTCAGCTCGGCAGCATTTGGCGTTGCCGGAGTGTCGGCAGCAAACCAATCGGCCAAAAATGTTCCGACACTGGAAATCAAAAAACCAGTCGTGAAAGTACCTAAACAACTGGAAAATCCGGAAGATCCAAACAAGGAAGTTCGGATTATCGTTGAACTCCAAAAAGAGCCGGCGATTGAAAGTGCGACCCGCAAAGGGGTAATATATAAAAATTTGCCTGATTCCACGAAAGACAGCTTGGAATCTGCAGTGACCACTGACCAGAAAAACGTTAAGAAAAGACTGAACGTGGTAGCGCCAGGCATTACATATTTGGAAAACTTCACAACGGTCTTTAATGGCTTCTCAGCTACTGTAAAAGCAGGACAAGCAGAGAAAATTGCTTCACAAGCTGGCGTTAAAGCGGTATATGAAGCAACTGAATACGAACGTCCTGAAGTAAAACCAGAGATGAAGTATTCAAAAGAATTGGTTCAGGCGCAACAAGTCTGGAACGATTACGGCTATAAAGGCGAAGGCATGGTTGTCGGCGTCATCGATACCGGAATTGACCCGTCGCATAAAGACATGATCTTAACAGACAATGCATCCGGCGACATTACACAAGCAGAAGTAAGTGAATTGCTTGGTGATGGTTCACTAGAAGCAGGGAAATACTACACAGCAAAAGTGCCGTTCGGCTACAATTACATGGACGGCAACAACACGATTCTTGACCTTGGGCCGGAAGCTTCTATGCACGGAATGCACGTGGCTGGAACAGTCGGCGCCAATGGAAATGAAGAAAACGGCGGCATCAAAGGTGTGGCTCCAGAAGCGCAGCTTTTAGCTTTGAAAGTTTTCGGAAACGATCCGCTTTACCCGTCCACTTACGGGGATATCTATATTAAGGCAATTGATGATTCCATCAAGCTTGGAGCAGATGTTATCAATATGTCTCTTGGTGCAACTGCTGGATTCGTGGATTCCACAGATCCGGAACAACAGGCAGTGGAACGTGCAACAAATAACGGAATTTTAGTCTCCATTTCTGCAGGTAACTCGGATATGTTCGGGTCAGGGTTCTTCTACCCTTATGCAGAAAACCAGGACTATGGCTTAACAGGCTCACCAAGTGTGTCAGAAGATTCGTTTGGTGTGGCTTCATTTGAAAACGACATGATTACAGCTATGAGTTTCGGTTACAGCTTTAATGGCACTGAAGCCGGACATGCTTTGTATATGCTGGCCAATGACAAAGATCCACGTGATCTTCCGGCAGCGAACTATGAAGTTGTCGATGCAGGCTTTGGGAAACCGGAAGATTTTGCTGGCAAGGATTTCACTGGAAAATTTGCATTGATTTCCCGTGGTGAAATTAATTTCGTTGAAAAAGGAAAAGCAGCGCAGGCAGCTGGTGCCATTGGAGCGATTGTTTACAACAACACGACCGGCATCATCAGCATGGCTTCCGATCCAGCTATTACGATTCCATTCATGTCTACGCTTCAAGCAGACGGTTTGGCAATGAAAGCGGCACTTGATGCCGGCCAAGAAGTGAAAATTGCATTCGATGGTAAATATGTAGAAACTCAAAACCCGACAGCGGGCGAAATGAGTGATTTCACGTCTTGGGGACCAACACCAAACTTGGATTTCAAACCTGAAATTACTGCGCCAGGCGGCAACATTTTCTCTACATTAAACAATGATGGATACGGCTTGATGAGCGGTACGTCAATGGCAGCGCCACACGTATCCGGCGGAACTGCGCTTGTTTTCCAACGCATTGAAGAGCTTGGATTGGAAGGGAAAGAACGCGTTCAATTTGCGAAAAACATCATGATGAACACAGCAAACCCAGTAGAATTTGGAGAAGGGCAATATGTTTCACCTCGCCGCCAAGGTGCAGGATTGATGCAATTGCATGATGCTCTTTCAACGGACGTAGTGGTGACAAACAAAGCGACTGGCGAAGGCAAAGTCGCATTGAAAGAAATCACCGGCAACAAATACGCATTCACTTTGTCAGCTGAAAACTACTCAGACGAAGCTGCAGAATTTGCAGTGGATGTGAACGTGCAAGTGGATGAAGTGGCAGACGGTGGCGGCGGTTTAATGGTAACTGCACCAAACTTATTCGGTTCACAGAACGTTTCGGAAGCTGTCTCCATTAATGCTCCTGAAACGGTAACGGTTCCGGCAAACGGCACTGTGGAAATTCCGGTAACAGTGGACGTTTCTGCAATCGATGCCGAATTGGACAAGGTCTTCACAAACGGCTATTTTGTTGACGGGTTTATCACGTTGACCGATGAAAACGAACAAGTAACAGGCAACACAGAACTAGTCGTTCCGTACTTCGGCTTTAACGGCGAATGGGACGATGCAAACATCTTTGATTATTTTGCATGGGATCCAATGACGTTCTACGGATCAACGTACCTTATCGATAATGAAGAGTTCGTCTTGAACGGTGGAACGCATATTAAAGGATTTGACCCGACAAAATTTGCATTTTCACCAAATGGCGACGGCAAGCAAGATTCGGTTCAGCCAGTATTCTCGTTGATCCGAAATGCCAAAGAACTTGAAGTAAATGTATTGGATGAATCCGGTAAGAAATTGCGCACCATCCGGACAGAAAAAGAATTGGGCAAAAACTACGACAGCGCTGAAGACGTAATCCTTTCACGCAACTTTGCTTGGGATGGAAAAGTCGCAGGCAAAGCAGTTGAAGATGGCAACTATCAGATTCAAGTGCGTGCGGTAATCGATTACCCTGGAGCTGAATGGCAGTCAATCGAATTCCCGGTTATCGTGGATACAGCAGCGCCTGTTGCACAAGCAACATTCAATGCAGAAACGAAAACCGTGGAAGTCGCAAGCTTCACGGATAACACAGCTGCAGACCGTTGGGAAGTGTTCTTAAACGGCACGGAACTTACGGAAGACAAAGCGACGAAAGAAGACGAGTCACTTGCCCCAGCAACCACAAGCTTCACGGTTTCACAAGAGTTGGGCAAAGACGATCAATTGACAGCCGTATTCTACGATGTCGCGGGCAATAAAACCCAAGTCGAATTGGGCTTGCCGACTCCGGATGCAGAAGAAAAAGAACCGGTGATCTTTGTTGAATCTCCAGAAGTTCTGTCTGCATACAACAGCAAAGAAGTAATCGTGAAAGGCCGAGTGGAAGACGATTCGAAAATCGCTTCTTTAACCATTAACGGCGAAACAGCAACCCAATTTGACGGCACCAACTTTACACATACGTTAACGTTTGAAGACGGTTCGCAATACGTAAGCGTGAAAGCAGTAGATGAGTTCGGCAACGAAATGGAAATCCGCCGCCAGATTATGGTGGATACACAAGCTGCTGAAATCACCTTAGTGAATGTACCGAAAACTGTTGATTTGGATACAAAAGAAGTTGAAATCACCTACAATGTGAAAGACAACTTTGACCAGATTCGTGCTTACTTGTATGACAGTGAGATTTACGCACACGAACTGTCAACTTACGGCATCTCAAATTTCAATCAAGATATCAAGACAACAGTGCCAGTAACTGAAGTAGGCGCAAACGAGTACGTCTTGGTTGTTGAAGATTTGACTGGACACCGCACAGAAGCGAAATTCACAATTACGAAAGAAGCGGCGCCTGCTCCTGAACCGGATGATGGCACAACGCTGAAAGTGAAGAAAGACAGCTTCAATTTATATGTGGGAGACAGCGAAACAATTTCCGTCACTCAGGAAAAGACTACACCTAGAGGTAGCAAGCGAACTACAAATGTTACATTAAAAGCCACTTACCAAGTTGCAGACCCAGCCATTTTGACTGTGAACAAAGGGAAAATTACAGCGAAAAAAGCGGGCACAACTACCATTACGGTTTCATATGGCAACGATAAAGTCGTCATCAGTGTAACTGTAAAAGAACCGGTAACGGTGACAACTCTGTCTGTCAACAACGATGACCTATCGGTGAAGCAAGGCAGAAAAGCCGCGATCAAAGTAACGCAAACTACAACGACAGGCAATAACCGCCCCGTGAAGCAAGACGTCACGAAAAAAGCGGAATTTAAAGTAGCAGACAGTGACATCGCTGAAGTGAAAAATGGCCAAATCACTGCCAAGAAAAAAGGCACAACAGTCATTACCGTGACATATAACGGCAATGAAACAACAATTAAGTTAACCGTTAAATAA
- a CDS encoding S8 family serine peptidase — MKNRQALFMLLLIAILVFSSLAFGTSRTAIAKNASVPDSDKLATVPEELLKPVQPKNEVRIIVELDKAPAIESATKKGILYNELPNATKDNLEAAVANSQKTVKAAVTKAAPSIQYEQSFTTVFNGFSAVVPAGAVEKIAGQKGVKAVYEATEYQRPEPKPEMKYSKELVQAQRVWNDYGFKGEGMVVGVIDTGIDPTHKDMRLTDNATGEITKAEVEALRADGSLQGGQFFSAKVPFGYNYVDANNEIRDIRPNASMHGMHVAGTVGANGNEATGGIQGVAPETQLLALKVFGNDATYESTYGDIYIKAMDDAIKLGADVINMSLGATAGFVDSTDPEQQAVERATNNGILVSISAGNSNLFGSGHFNPLAANPDYGLSGSPSVSADSFGVASFENSRITAKSFAYRIGTGEAARGIYFLGNNVDPTKLPQDAYPVMNAGLGAPADFAGKDFKGKVALVARGTIPFTEKGLNAQKAGAAAVIIYNNTTGTVSMQSDPAITIPYMSTLQSVGLAMKAGLDAGQPVTVTFDGQYFDVPSETAGKMSDFTSWGPTPNLDFKPEITAPGGNIFSTLNNNEYGLMSGTSMAAPHVSGGAALLFERLKDLNLSGRDRVDYAKNLMMNTANPVEFAKGQFVSPRRQGAGLMQLHDALATRVMVTDKITGQGKVALKEIEGDRFTMTLTADNLSDQPAEFKVAVNVQVDAVTTTNGKVVTAPNNIGSVNITKDTVITAPASITVPAGGSADIPVTVDLIDAAGPLKSNFPNGFFVDGFVTLTDDGEEVTGNTELVVPYFGFNGSWDDAPIFDRFAWDPNTFYGFTLLADPAGNILNGNSHSTGYQPERFAFSPNGDGVQDAVIPVFSLLRNAKALEVNILSAAGEKLRTIRTDQELAKNFSATAPNMPYVLNPLYAWDGNILGKRAADGPYRIQLRAIIDYEGAEWQTTDFPIIVDTVKPAAKATFNAETKTIQVASFTDNLAADRWEVFLNGTELTENTTTPANESLAPSTTSYTVTPALKATDKLSAVFYDVAGNKTEVALAVAATPAPVADETEPAIFIDTPAVLSIHKTKTVEVTGRVEDASKVASLTINGQAPREFNGSVFKHTVTLEDGSRYITVKAVDAAGNDLEIRRQIFVDTVGPTIELIDVPTSIPAGTDEAEITFRVKDNFDQIRVYLIDSEIYYHPISRNDMVAFDETITETIKVPNNGANNFMLVAEDLAGHRTPINFKITKQAP; from the coding sequence TTGAAAAACCGGCAGGCCTTATTCATGCTTCTGTTGATTGCCATCTTGGTGTTCAGTTCACTGGCGTTCGGCACATCCCGTACCGCCATTGCCAAGAATGCCAGTGTCCCGGATTCAGACAAACTTGCTACCGTCCCGGAAGAACTGCTGAAGCCCGTGCAGCCAAAGAATGAAGTGCGCATCATCGTCGAACTCGACAAAGCACCGGCCATTGAAAGCGCCACGAAAAAAGGCATTCTGTACAATGAATTGCCGAATGCCACAAAAGACAACCTGGAAGCAGCCGTCGCCAACAGCCAAAAGACGGTAAAAGCGGCGGTCACGAAAGCTGCTCCATCCATCCAGTACGAACAAAGTTTCACCACCGTCTTTAACGGCTTTTCCGCGGTGGTCCCGGCAGGCGCGGTAGAAAAAATCGCCGGCCAAAAAGGCGTCAAAGCGGTATACGAGGCGACCGAATACCAGCGCCCCGAACCGAAGCCGGAAATGAAATATTCAAAAGAACTTGTCCAGGCACAAAGGGTCTGGAATGATTACGGCTTTAAAGGGGAAGGGATGGTCGTTGGCGTCATCGACACCGGCATCGATCCGACCCACAAAGACATGAGGCTGACCGACAACGCCACCGGTGAAATCACGAAAGCGGAAGTGGAGGCATTGCGTGCGGACGGCTCGCTCCAAGGCGGCCAGTTCTTCAGCGCAAAAGTGCCGTTCGGCTACAACTACGTAGATGCCAATAACGAAATCCGGGACATCCGGCCGAATGCGTCGATGCACGGCATGCACGTCGCCGGAACCGTCGGCGCCAATGGCAATGAAGCCACGGGCGGCATACAGGGCGTCGCACCGGAAACACAGCTGCTGGCATTGAAAGTGTTCGGCAACGACGCGACATATGAATCCACTTACGGCGACATCTACATCAAAGCGATGGACGATGCCATCAAACTTGGTGCTGACGTCATCAATATGTCACTCGGCGCGACAGCCGGTTTCGTCGATTCGACCGATCCCGAACAGCAGGCAGTGGAACGTGCCACGAACAATGGCATACTCGTTTCCATTTCTGCCGGGAACTCGAACCTGTTCGGTTCCGGGCACTTCAATCCGCTTGCGGCAAATCCCGATTACGGCTTGAGCGGCTCACCGAGCGTGTCGGCCGATTCGTTCGGTGTGGCGTCATTTGAAAACAGCCGCATCACCGCAAAAAGCTTTGCGTACCGGATTGGTACAGGCGAAGCGGCGCGCGGTATCTATTTCCTGGGAAATAATGTGGATCCAACTAAACTGCCGCAGGATGCCTACCCCGTAATGAATGCCGGGCTCGGGGCTCCGGCTGACTTTGCCGGCAAGGACTTTAAAGGCAAAGTGGCGCTCGTTGCCCGCGGTACGATTCCATTCACTGAAAAAGGTTTGAACGCACAAAAAGCGGGAGCGGCAGCAGTCATCATCTACAACAACACGACCGGCACCGTGTCGATGCAAAGTGACCCGGCGATTACGATTCCCTATATGTCGACTTTGCAATCGGTGGGACTTGCGATGAAAGCGGGGCTTGATGCCGGCCAGCCTGTTACCGTGACCTTCGACGGCCAGTATTTCGATGTGCCGAGCGAGACCGCCGGCAAGATGAGCGATTTCACATCTTGGGGACCGACGCCGAATCTGGATTTCAAACCCGAAATCACAGCGCCCGGCGGCAACATCTTCTCGACGCTCAACAACAATGAATATGGCCTCATGAGTGGCACGTCGATGGCCGCCCCGCACGTATCAGGTGGAGCTGCACTGTTATTTGAGCGGCTGAAAGACCTGAACCTCTCTGGACGCGACCGGGTCGATTATGCAAAAAACCTGATGATGAATACGGCCAATCCGGTCGAGTTCGCCAAAGGTCAATTTGTGTCGCCGCGGCGCCAAGGCGCTGGGCTCATGCAGCTGCATGATGCACTGGCGACGCGCGTCATGGTGACCGATAAAATCACCGGACAAGGAAAAGTCGCGTTGAAAGAAATCGAAGGCGATCGCTTTACGATGACCTTGACCGCCGATAACTTATCGGATCAGCCAGCCGAATTCAAGGTCGCCGTCAACGTCCAAGTAGATGCTGTTACGACCACGAACGGCAAAGTCGTCACTGCGCCGAACAACATTGGCTCCGTCAACATCACTAAAGATACCGTCATCACGGCACCCGCCTCTATTACCGTACCGGCAGGCGGCAGTGCCGATATTCCGGTGACAGTGGATCTGATTGATGCAGCCGGGCCGCTGAAAAGCAATTTCCCGAACGGCTTTTTCGTCGACGGCTTTGTGACCTTGACCGATGATGGGGAAGAAGTGACCGGCAACACCGAACTCGTCGTTCCCTATTTCGGCTTTAACGGCAGCTGGGACGATGCACCGATTTTTGACCGCTTCGCTTGGGACCCGAATACGTTTTACGGCTTTACGCTGCTCGCTGACCCGGCCGGCAACATACTGAACGGCAACAGCCATTCCACCGGTTATCAGCCGGAGCGCTTCGCCTTCTCACCGAACGGCGACGGTGTCCAGGATGCCGTCATTCCGGTGTTCTCGCTATTGCGGAACGCCAAAGCGCTGGAAGTGAACATCCTGAGTGCAGCCGGTGAAAAATTGCGGACAATCCGGACCGACCAGGAACTGGCGAAAAACTTCTCGGCGACCGCACCGAATATGCCGTATGTGCTCAACCCGTTATACGCATGGGACGGCAATATTTTAGGCAAACGGGCGGCGGACGGCCCGTACCGCATTCAGCTGCGCGCCATTATCGATTACGAGGGAGCAGAATGGCAAACAACTGATTTCCCGATTATCGTCGATACCGTCAAGCCGGCCGCAAAAGCAACATTCAACGCCGAAACGAAAACAATCCAAGTGGCAAGCTTTACCGACAACCTAGCTGCGGACCGCTGGGAAGTTTTCTTGAACGGCACCGAGCTGACCGAGAACACCACAACGCCGGCCAACGAATCGCTTGCGCCAAGCACCACCAGCTACACCGTCACTCCAGCACTGAAGGCAACCGATAAACTGTCCGCCGTGTTCTACGACGTTGCGGGCAATAAAACCGAAGTGGCGCTGGCAGTTGCCGCAACACCGGCGCCGGTAGCCGACGAAACCGAACCGGCGATTTTCATCGACACACCAGCCGTCTTGTCCATCCATAAAACGAAAACCGTTGAAGTGACGGGACGTGTGGAAGATGCCTCCAAAGTCGCGTCGCTCACCATTAACGGACAAGCGCCGAGAGAATTCAACGGTTCAGTGTTCAAGCACACCGTAACACTTGAAGATGGTTCGCGCTACATCACCGTGAAAGCCGTGGATGCAGCGGGCAACGACTTGGAAATCCGCCGGCAAATTTTTGTCGACACCGTCGGACCCACTATTGAACTGATCGACGTGCCGACAAGCATTCCGGCCGGAACCGATGAAGCGGAAATTACGTTCCGGGTGAAAGACAATTTCGACCAGATCCGGGTGTACTTGATCGACAGCGAAATTTACTACCATCCGATCAGCCGCAATGATATGGTGGCGTTCGATGAAACCATCACTGAAACGATCAAAGTCCCGAACAATGGAGCCAATAACTTCATGCTCGTCGCCGAAGACCTCGCCGGCCACCGGACGCCGATCAACTTCAAGATTACGAAGCAAGCCCCTTAA